A window of the Microcaecilia unicolor chromosome 5, aMicUni1.1, whole genome shotgun sequence genome harbors these coding sequences:
- the SS18L2 gene encoding SS18-like protein 2 yields the protein MSVAFVPERLRGKVEVNQDTIQQLLEENDQLIRCIVEYQNKGRATECAQYQHVLHRNLIYLATIADGSPQNVQKLPPTMDS from the exons atgtctgtggcGTTTGTGCCGGAGAGGCTGCGGGGAAAGGTGGAAGTAAATCAGGACACCATCCAGCAG TTACTGGAAGAAAATGATCAACTTATTCGATGCATTGTAGAGTATCAAAATAAAGGCCGCGCAACAGAGTGTGCTCA GTATCAACATGTTTTACACAGGAACCTAATTTATTTGGCTACTATTGCAGATGGTAGCCCACAAAATGTACAGAAGCTGCCCCCAACCATGGATTCGTAG